In Bosea sp. PAMC 26642, the DNA window CTCGTCGGCCGCAAGCTCGGCCGCGACGGCGGCCGCGCCATCATGGCGTTCTTCAACGAGGTCGGCGGATTCCTGAAGGACAATGCCGAGGACGAGGCGCTGAAGCCCTTGCTCACGCCGCTGATGGTCTCGCTCGGCCATCTCCAGCAGGCCTCGATGTGGTTCATGAACAACGCGCTTGCCAAGCCCGACAATGCCGGCGCCGGCGCGACCGACTACATGCATCTCCTCGGCCTGGTCTCGCTTGGCTATATGTGGGCGAGGATGGCCAGGGTCGCGCAGGACAAGCTCAAGGCCGGCGCAAACGGCGCGACCGAGCGCATGAACACCAAGCTGGTCACGGCGCGGTTCTTCATGGAGCGGAGCCTGCCGGAGACGGCGGCGCATCTGGCGCGGATCATGGCGGGTTCCGACTCGACGATGGCGCTGAGCGCCGAGCAGTTCTGAAGCCTCGCGCGTCATGGTCGGGCTTCACCCGACCATCTCTCGCAGGACTTGCCCAGCCGAACACCTTGCAGAACCCGCTGGATGACGAGATGGTCGGGTCAAGCCCGACCATGACGTCCGGCACGAGAACAAGCCGCCCGCGAGCGGCCAGCCCGGGAGGCCCCTGATGGCAGACGCATTCATCTACGACCATGTCCGCACGCCGCGCGGCAAGGGCAAGGCCGACGGCTCGCTGCACGAGGTCACGGCGATCGAGCTCGGCACGCAGACGCTGCGCGCGATCAAGACCCGCAACCATCTCGACACGAAGCTGGTGGAGGACGTCGTCTTCGGCTGCGTCGATCCCGTAGGCGAGGCCGGTGCCGACATCGCCCGCACCGTTGCGCTGAAGGCCGGCTACGGCAAGGAGGTGCCCGGTATCCAGATCAACCGCTTCTGCGCCTCGGGGCTCGATGCCGTGAATCTCGCCGCGGCGCAGGTCATGTCCGGCCAGAAGGACATGGCGATCGGCGGTGGTGTCGAGAGCATGAGCCGTGTCGGCATGGGCGCCTCGGGCTTCGCCATCGCGGTCGACCCCTCTGTCGCCATCGATACCTACTTCATGCCCCAGGGCGTTTCGGCGGACCTCATCGCCACGAAATACGGCTTCTCGCGCGACGACGTCGATGCCTTCGCCGTGCGCTCCCACAAGCGCGCCCACGCCGCCTGGGAGGCCGGCCGCTTCAAGAACTCGGTGATCCCGGTCACCGACGTCAACGGCCTGATCCTGCTCGATCGCGATGAAACCATCCGCCCGGGCACCGACATGCAGGCGCTCGCCGCGCTCAAGGCCTCCTTCGCCCAGATGGGCGAGATGGGCGGCTTCGACGCGGTCGCGACCGCAGCCCACCCCGATGTCGAGTTCGTCAACCATGTCCACCACGCCGGCAATTCCTCGGGCATCGTCGACGGCGCCGCGGCTGTCCTCGTCGGCTCGAAGAAGGGCGGCAAGGCGGCGGGCCTCAAGCCCCGCGCGCGCATCCGCGCCTTCGCGACGATCGGCTCCGACCTCGCGCTGATGCTGACCGGCCCGGTCGACGTCACCGAACTCGTGCTGAAGAAGGCCGGCATGAAGAAAAAGGACATCGACCTGTTCGAGCTGAACGAGGCCTTCTCCTCGGTCGTGCTGCGCTACCAGCAGGCCTTCGACATCGACGACGAGATCCTGAACGTGAACGGCGGCGCCATCGCCATGGGCCACCCGCTCGGCGCCACCGGAGCGATGATTTTGGGCACTGTCCTCGACGAGCTGGAACGCACCGACAAGGAGATCGCGCTGGTAACCTTGTGCGTGGCGGCCGGCATGGGCGTCGCCACCATCATCGAACGGGTTTGAGGAGAACGACGATGAACCTCACCAATTTCCGCTTCGAGACCGACACCGACGGCATCGCGACCGCGACCTGGGACATGCCCGGCCGCTCGATGAACGTGATCACGCCCGAGCTGATGGCCGAACTCGACCAGATCATCGACGCGGTTTCCTCGGATGAGGCCATCAAGGGTTGCGTTTTCACCTCCGGCAAGGAGGCGTTTTCGGGAGGCGCCGACCTGACCATGCTCCAGGGCCTGCGCGATCTCTATGTGGGGCTGGCGAAGGAGAAGGGCGAGCAGGTCGCGATGCAGACCTTCTTCGACGAGAGCCGCAAGCTGTCGCTGCTCTACCGCAAGCTCGAGACCTGCGGCAAACCCTTCGCCGCCGCGATCCACGGCGTCTGCTTGGGCGGTGCGTTCGAACTCGCGCTCGCCTGCCAGTACCGCGTCGTCTCGGATGATGCCGCGACCCGCGTCGGCCTGCCCGAGATCAAGGTCGGCTTGTTTCCGGGAGCGGGTGGTACCCAGCGCGTCTCTCGCCTGATGCAGACCGGCGACGCGCTCCAGATGATGTTCAAGGGCGAGCAGGTGAAGGCGCTGCCTGCGCGCAACACCGGCCTCGTCCATGCCGTCGTGCCGCGCGACCAGCTCGTGGCGAACGCGAAGGAATGGCTCAAGGCCAATCCGCAGGCCAAGGCGCCTTGGGACGATCCGAAGTTCAAGCTGCCCTCGAACAAGGTCTATTCGCCTGCCGGTATGCAGATCTGGCCGCCGGCCAGCGCGATCTATCGCCGCGAGACCAACGACAATTATCCGGCCGCCCGCGCTATCCTGAGCGCCGTCTATGAGGGCCTGCAGCTGCCGATCGATCTCGCTTTGAAGGTCGAGAGCCGCTACTTCGCCAAAATCCTGCGGACGAAGGAGGCGGCATCGATGATCCGCTCGCTCTTCGTCTCGATGCAGGAACTCAACAAGGGCGCGCGCCGCCCGGCTGACGTGCCGCCCTCGAAGCTCAAGAAGGTCGGCGTCGTCGGCGCGGGCTTCATGGGCGCCGGGATCGCCTATGTCACCGCGCTGGCTGGCCTGGACGTCGTGCTGGTGGATCGCGACCAGGAAGCCGCCGACAAGGGCAAGGCCTATTCGCACAAGCTGGTCTCCGACCAGATCATGAAGGGCCGCGCCAAGACCGCCGACCGCGACGCCATCCTCGGCCGCATCACCGCGACCGCCGACTACGCCGCGCTGAAGGGCTGCGATCTCGTCGTCGAGGCGGTGTTCGAGGATCCCAAGGTCAAGGCCGAGGTCATCGCCAAGGTCGAGGCCGCGGTCGGGCCAAAGACCATTTTCGGTTCCAACACCTCGACGCTGCCGATCACCGGCCTCGCCACGACGAGCCAGCGGCCGCAGAACTTCATCGGCATCCATTTCTTCTCGCCGGTCGAGAAGATGCTGCTGGTCGAGGTCATCATGGCCAGGAAGACCGGCAAGAAGGCGCTGGCCATGGCGCTCGACTTCGTCCGCGCCATCAAGAAGACGCCGATCGTCGTCAACGACACCCGCGGCTTCTACGCCAATCGCTGCGTCGGCAACTACATCCGCGAAGGCCACCTCATGCTGATGGAGGGCGTGCCGCCGGCGATGATCGAGGCGGCCGGAAAGCAGGCCGGCATGCCGGTCGGCCCGCTCTCGCTCAACGACGAGGTCGCGGTCGATCTCGCTTTCAAGGTGCTGAAGGCGACCAAGGTCCAGCTCGGTGAGGGCGCGGTCGATCCGGCGCAGGAGAAGCTGCTTTCCGACATGGTCGAGAAGCACGGGCGGCTCGGCCGCAAGAACAAGAAGGGCTTCTACGACTATCCCGAAGCCGGCCCCAAGCGGCTCTGGCCGGGTCTGGCCGAGCTCGTCGGGAAGCGGCTGGAGCCCGAGCTGGTCGATATGGAGGAGTTGCAGCACCGCCTTCTGGTGACGCAGGCGCTCGAAGCCGCGCGCACTTATGAGGAGGGCGTCGTCACCGATCCGCGCGAGGCCGATGTCGGCTCGATCATCGGCTTCGGCTTCGCACCGTATTCAGGCGGCACGCTGAGCTACATCGACAATATGGGCGCTGCGGCCTTCGTGAAGCTGTGCGAGGTGCTGGCGAAGAAGCATGGCGAGCGCTTCAAGCCGAACAAGCAGCTCAAGCGCATGGCCAAGCTGGGTGAGAGCTACTACGCGACGGCGGCTGCGAAGGCGGCGGCCTGAGCCCGGCATGGCGATCCTGCCGATCGTCCGGTTCCCCGATCCGCGCCTGCGCGCGGTCGCGGCGCCGGTCGTGAGCTTCGACGCAGGGCTTCGGGCGCTCGCGACCGATCTGCTGGAGACGATGCGGGCTGCGCCCGGCATCGGTATCACGGCGCCGCATGTCGGCGTTCTCCAGCGCCTCGCCGTGCTGGAACTGTCGCCGGGCAAGGTGCGGACTTACGTCAACCCCGCCGTCATCTGGGCCTCGACGGAGACGATCCGTGGTCCCGAAGGCAGCGTCTCCATGCCCGGTGTCACCGAAGAGGTCGAGCGCTTCGCGAAGATCCGCGCGACCTATCAGGATCTCGACGGCGCCGAGCACACCGAGGAGGCCGACGGCATGCTCGCCATCTGCCACCAGCACGAGATCGACCAGCTCGACGGCATCTTCTGGCTTCAACGTCTGTCGCGGTTGAAGCGGGAGCGGCTGATCAGCCGCTACGGGAAGCTGCAGCGCAGTTAGTGAAGGGAAGCCGCGGTGCGGTTCACCGATAGCCAGCTTGTCCAACATCTGGTACAAGTGGTTGCATGAAAGTCGTGACCTACTCCCATCTGCGCGCCAACCTCGCCAAGATCATGGATCAGGCGGCGGACGATCATGATCCGGTGATCGTCACGCGATCGAACGGCAAGACAGCCGTGCTGATGTCGCTGGAGGATTTTGGCTCCTATGAGACGACGCGCTATCTAAACGCCAGCCCGGCGAATGCGAAGGCGCTCGAGGAGTCGATCGCCGAGTTGGATCGTGGTGAGGGTATTACCTTCGGCTCGATCGAGGAACTGGAAGCCTCGGTTGCGAATGCCTTGTCAGAGCGACAAGACGCTGCAGAATGAACGTCGTCTTGTCGCGCCGAGCTATGGCTGAGCTGGTCGCCCTGGCGGCTCATGAGCCGAAATCAGCTTTGAAGGCGCTGCAACTCATCGACGAATGTACGCGCACGCCCTTTACCGGCCGCGGCAAACCCGAACCGCTGAGGCATGACAAGGCAGGCTGGCGGTCCCGCCGTATCACCGACGAACACCGTCTGGTCTATCGCGTGATCGAGGACAGGCTCGAAATCGTCCAGTGCCGCTATCATTATTGACGGCGCGTTGATCAGCGCTGGACGAGTCCGGCGAGCACATATTCCGTCAACAGCTTCACCGGCAGCTTCCAGCCATCCGGCCGGTTGTAGTTTCCCGCCGTCACCACTGCAACGAGGCCAAGTGCTGGCACGATCGTCATGCGCTGTCCGCCATTGCCAATCGCGACGATCGTGCCCGCGCCGCTGCTCAACTGGCCGAGATACCATTGATAGCCATAGTCGAAGCCGTCCTCGATGCGGGCGCGTCGGGTGAAACTCGCCTTTAACCAAGCGGTAGAGACGATGCTCCTGCCGCCATGGCTGCCCTGATCGAGGACCAGCTGCCCGATCCGGGTAAGGTCGCGCGGGCGCATCCGCAGGCCCGACGCCGCCGATTCCCGGCCGTCGAAGCCCTTGATCCAGGCTGTTTCGGTGATGCCGAGCGGTCCGAACAACTTGGCCTTTGCAAAGTCGTTTAACGTTCCGCCGCTGCCCTTGGCGATCAGATGCCCGAGGAGGGCCGTCGCTCCGCCGCTATAGTTCCAGCTTTCGCCGGGTGGCTTGAGGATCGGCCGTTCAAGGATGAAGCGGTAGCGGTCCGGCGCGCGCTCCATCGCGATCTCGCTATTGCGTGGGTCGCTGTAGGGAATGCTGGACTCGTCCCAGTCGGCCCCCATCGTCATGGACAGGACATGGGCGATGGTGAGCTTGCGCCGGGCCGGGTCACCGGCCAGGTCGGCATAGTCCGGAAAGGCGTCGAGCAACGTGCTTTCTGGCGCAGGGACGAGCCCGTCTTCGAGCGCGATGCCGTAGAGCAGGCCGACGAGGCTTTTCGTCACCGAGCGAAGGTCGTGCAGTTCCGCGGCGTTGAAAGCGACGACGCCCCGTCCCGTACCCCATATTTCATCCGTACCGGGAAAGTAGTGTTCGAAGACGAGTTTGCCGTGCCGTGCAACGACGATCCCGTGCAGGCCCTTCAACTCGCCGGCGTCGAAAGCGCCGACGATCCGGTGCCCGGTGTCGGGTCGGAAACCTGCTTCCGCGAGAGACATCGTTTGCCAATCGGCGTGGACCTCTTGCCCGCCGGCGTTGAGAGGCAGCAGCGACGCTCCTGTCATGGCGAGAAAACCACGCCTATCCATCGCCGGCCCTTTTCCTACTCCGCCACCAACCGGATCACCCGCCTCAGCTTCCCGATCAGCTCGTCCACCTGGCTCTCCGTGATGATCAGTGGCGGCGAGAAGGCCAGCGTGTCGCCTGCAGTCCGGATCATCAGCCCTTCTTCGCGGAAGGCGCGGTCCATCGCCTCGTAGCCGCGCTTGCCGACCCCTTCCGCCCGCGGCGCCAGATCGACGGCGCCGACGAGGCCAAGCGTGCGGATATCCACCACGTTGGGTTCGCCCTTCAGGCTCATCACCGCATCGGCCCACATCGGCTCCATCGCGCGGACGCGCTCGAACAATCCCTCCTCGCGATAGATGTCGAGCGCCGCCAGCGAAGCCGCCGCCGCCAGCGGGTGGCCGGAATAGGTGTAGCCGTGGAACAGCTCGATGACGTTGTCGGGCCCGCCCATGAAAGCGTCATAGATGTGCTTGCGCACCAGCACGCCGCCCATCGGCACCGTCCCCGAGGTTACGCCCTTGGCGAAGGTGATCATGTCGGGGATGACGCCGTAACGCTCGGCGGCGAAGGCATAGCCGAGGCGGCCGAAGCCGGTGATGACCTCGTCGAAGATCAGCAGGATGCCGTGCTTGTCGCAGATCTCGCGCAGGCGCTTGAGATAGCCCTTCGGCGGCGGCAGCGCCCCGGTCGAACCGGCCATCGGCTCGACGATCACGGCGGCGATGGTCGAGGCGTCGTGCAGTGCGACGACGCGTTCGAGGTCGTCGGCGAAATGCGCGCCGTACTCCGGCTCGCCCTTGCTGAAGGCCTGCTTTTCGCGATCGTAGGTATGGGAGATATGGTCCGTGCCGGTCAGCAATCCGCCGAAGAACTTGCGGTTGTTGACCATTCCGCCGACCGAGATGCCGCCGAAGCCGACGCCGTGATAGCCGCGCTCGCGGCCGATCAGTCGGGTCTTCGAGCCCTTGCCCGAAACGTTCCAGTAGGCCAGCGCGATTTTCAGGGCCGAATCGGCAGCCTCCGAGCCGGAGCCGGCGAAGAAGACATGGTCGAGGTCGCCCGGCGCCAACGCCGCGATCCGTGCCGCGGCGGCGAACACCTTCGGGTGGCCGTACTGGAAGGAGGGCGCGAAGTCGAGTTCGCGCGCCTGCGCCTGGATCGCCTGGATGATCGGCTCGCGCGCGTGGCCGGCATTGCAGCACCAGAGACCGGCCGTGCCGTCCATCACCGGCTTGCCCTCCGGCGTGTAATAGAACATGCCCTCGGCGCGGGCGACCATGCGCGGATTCTGCTTGAAGGTGCGGTTGGCCGTGAACGGCATCCAGTAGGCTTCGAGGTCGTTGGGCGTCCCGAGCGGCTGGGGAGCGGATGTCATGCGCGGCGTTCCTGTCCGGTTAAGCGTCTCTCAACCTAACAGCACGGTCGGGGCTGTAAATCGCCGCCGCGTCGGGGCATCCCTGCGCCGCGCGAAAGCTGGCCCAACGCCGGTCGAAAAGATGACGCACCGTCGTTTCCGGCGTAGAATGCCTGAGGGGAGATATAAACTGGACCGCAGCCCGATGGTCGATGGCGGCGAAACCTCGGATGGGCCGAACGGCGGATCCGCGACGGCAATCCGCGCTGCGATGGACCGCATCCTCGCCTCCGATGCGTTGCGCGGCGCTCCACAGCTTTCCGCCTTCCTGAGCTTCATCGTCGAACGCGCTCTGGCCGGGCGCGGCGGCGAGCTGAAAGGCTATACGATTGCTGTCGAGGCTTTCGGCCGGGCGCCGGACTTCGACCCGCAGACCGATCCCATCGTCAGGGTAGAGGCCGGGCGCCTGCGCAAGGCGTTGGCGCTTTACTACGCCGGCGAGGGGGCCGACGATCCGGTCCGGATCACCATGCCGGTCGGCGCCTATGTTCCGGTCTTCCAGTCCGTCGTGCCTGCGGCCCCGGCCGAGCCCGAAGCGCCTCGCCATGAGCCGCAACCGGCTGCCGCCATCGAGTCTGCCGCGCCCGTCGCGGCCGCGTCTGCGGCGGCTCGGCCCGATTATGGGGCGCTCGCCGGGCGCGTTCTGCTGTGGGCCGCCTTGGGTCTCTTGGTCGGAGCGGCCATCTTCCTGGTCTGGCGCGACGCCAGGCAGGCGCTCGACGCGGTCAGGCTGAATGCGCCGGCGCAGAACGGGGCAGCTGCCGATGGCGATAGGGCCGAGACGGGCGCGGTAAACGCGTATCTGCCCGTGATCTCGGTCTCGTTCGGTGAGACGCCGTCGGATCCGGGGCTGGCGGATGTGGCGCGCACCTTCACGCGTCTGCTGGTCGATGCGCTCGCACGTTTCGACGACATGGTCTCGATCAAGGCGCCGGCGGATGCGAGCGAGGCCCAGGAGAAACCCGACTACACGTTCGAGATGAATCTCGACCGGGTAGGGGATAGCGTCGAAGGCTTCGGCCGCCTGAGTTTCGTCAGGGATGGGCGCATCGTCTGGACGACGTCGACGATGCGGAGCCTGGCCGGCGGGGCCGAGGACGGAGCATTGCAGGAAC includes these proteins:
- a CDS encoding peptide deformylase, with the translated sequence MAILPIVRFPDPRLRAVAAPVVSFDAGLRALATDLLETMRAAPGIGITAPHVGVLQRLAVLELSPGKVRTYVNPAVIWASTETIRGPEGSVSMPGVTEEVERFAKIRATYQDLDGAEHTEEADGMLAICHQHEIDQLDGIFWLQRLSRLKRERLISRYGKLQRS
- a CDS encoding Txe/YoeB family addiction module toxin — translated: MNVVLSRRAMAELVALAAHEPKSALKALQLIDECTRTPFTGRGKPEPLRHDKAGWRSRRITDEHRLVYRVIEDRLEIVQCRYHY
- a CDS encoding 3-hydroxyacyl-CoA dehydrogenase NAD-binding domain-containing protein — translated: MNLTNFRFETDTDGIATATWDMPGRSMNVITPELMAELDQIIDAVSSDEAIKGCVFTSGKEAFSGGADLTMLQGLRDLYVGLAKEKGEQVAMQTFFDESRKLSLLYRKLETCGKPFAAAIHGVCLGGAFELALACQYRVVSDDAATRVGLPEIKVGLFPGAGGTQRVSRLMQTGDALQMMFKGEQVKALPARNTGLVHAVVPRDQLVANAKEWLKANPQAKAPWDDPKFKLPSNKVYSPAGMQIWPPASAIYRRETNDNYPAARAILSAVYEGLQLPIDLALKVESRYFAKILRTKEAASMIRSLFVSMQELNKGARRPADVPPSKLKKVGVVGAGFMGAGIAYVTALAGLDVVLVDRDQEAADKGKAYSHKLVSDQIMKGRAKTADRDAILGRITATADYAALKGCDLVVEAVFEDPKVKAEVIAKVEAAVGPKTIFGSNTSTLPITGLATTSQRPQNFIGIHFFSPVEKMLLVEVIMARKTGKKALAMALDFVRAIKKTPIVVNDTRGFYANRCVGNYIREGHLMLMEGVPPAMIEAAGKQAGMPVGPLSLNDEVAVDLAFKVLKATKVQLGEGAVDPAQEKLLSDMVEKHGRLGRKNKKGFYDYPEAGPKRLWPGLAELVGKRLEPELVDMEELQHRLLVTQALEAARTYEEGVVTDPREADVGSIIGFGFAPYSGGTLSYIDNMGAAAFVKLCEVLAKKHGERFKPNKQLKRMAKLGESYYATAAAKAAA
- a CDS encoding type II toxin-antitoxin system Phd/YefM family antitoxin — encoded protein: MKVVTYSHLRANLAKIMDQAADDHDPVIVTRSNGKTAVLMSLEDFGSYETTRYLNASPANAKALEESIAELDRGEGITFGSIEELEASVANALSERQDAAE
- a CDS encoding serine hydrolase domain-containing protein → MSLAEAGFRPDTGHRIVGAFDAGELKGLHGIVVARHGKLVFEHYFPGTDEIWGTGRGVVAFNAAELHDLRSVTKSLVGLLYGIALEDGLVPAPESTLLDAFPDYADLAGDPARRKLTIAHVLSMTMGADWDESSIPYSDPRNSEIAMERAPDRYRFILERPILKPPGESWNYSGGATALLGHLIAKGSGGTLNDFAKAKLFGPLGITETAWIKGFDGRESAASGLRMRPRDLTRIGQLVLDQGSHGGRSIVSTAWLKASFTRRARIEDGFDYGYQWYLGQLSSGAGTIVAIGNGGQRMTIVPALGLVAVVTAGNYNRPDGWKLPVKLLTEYVLAGLVQR
- a CDS encoding acetyl-CoA C-acetyltransferase, with amino-acid sequence MADAFIYDHVRTPRGKGKADGSLHEVTAIELGTQTLRAIKTRNHLDTKLVEDVVFGCVDPVGEAGADIARTVALKAGYGKEVPGIQINRFCASGLDAVNLAAAQVMSGQKDMAIGGGVESMSRVGMGASGFAIAVDPSVAIDTYFMPQGVSADLIATKYGFSRDDVDAFAVRSHKRAHAAWEAGRFKNSVIPVTDVNGLILLDRDETIRPGTDMQALAALKASFAQMGEMGGFDAVATAAHPDVEFVNHVHHAGNSSGIVDGAAAVLVGSKKGGKAAGLKPRARIRAFATIGSDLALMLTGPVDVTELVLKKAGMKKKDIDLFELNEAFSSVVLRYQQAFDIDDEILNVNGGAIAMGHPLGATGAMILGTVLDELERTDKEIALVTLCVAAGMGVATIIERV
- a CDS encoding aspartate aminotransferase family protein translates to MTSAPQPLGTPNDLEAYWMPFTANRTFKQNPRMVARAEGMFYYTPEGKPVMDGTAGLWCCNAGHAREPIIQAIQAQARELDFAPSFQYGHPKVFAAAARIAALAPGDLDHVFFAGSGSEAADSALKIALAYWNVSGKGSKTRLIGRERGYHGVGFGGISVGGMVNNRKFFGGLLTGTDHISHTYDREKQAFSKGEPEYGAHFADDLERVVALHDASTIAAVIVEPMAGSTGALPPPKGYLKRLREICDKHGILLIFDEVITGFGRLGYAFAAERYGVIPDMITFAKGVTSGTVPMGGVLVRKHIYDAFMGGPDNVIELFHGYTYSGHPLAAAASLAALDIYREEGLFERVRAMEPMWADAVMSLKGEPNVVDIRTLGLVGAVDLAPRAEGVGKRGYEAMDRAFREEGLMIRTAGDTLAFSPPLIITESQVDELIGKLRRVIRLVAE